One genomic region from Sphingobacterium sp. UGAL515B_05 encodes:
- a CDS encoding efflux RND transporter permease subunit, protein MKITEISIKRPSIIIVLFIILTLGGLFSYTRLGYELVPKFEINVITVQTVYPGASPAEVESSVTKKIEDAISSLESIKKVESTSLEGVSIVMITLNNGADVNFLLTDAQRKINAVINDLPDDVKTPSLSKFSLDDVAIMSLAVTSNLSEKELYDLLDNKIQPVFARINGVAKVDLIGGEEREIQISVDPKKIEGYGLTISQVQQIVAASNLDFPTGNVSTRDNRTTIRLSGKVTSIEELRNLPITTPAGVQIYLRDIADVRDGIKEIEKVARLDRQNTILLQVFKQSDANAVAVSEAVKKTIAVHDKNGKVISGVEKDYAAQNIKILVANDSSEFTLNAADNVIHDLMIAIALVGFIMLFFLQSLRNAAITMVAIPLSLIATFIGLLLMGYTLNLMSLLGLSLVVGILVDDAIVVIENIHRHMEMGKNKVRAAFDGASEIGFTVTAITLVIVVVFLPIAMSTGLVANILAQFCVTVIISTLLSLLVSFTVVPWLYSRFGKLEHLSKTSFFGRIIHGFESGLNNFTHWVAGLLVWALRTWKTKLATLFLAIGLLFASFILIAKGYIGSDFFPSIDRKEFFIQLELDKDASLEKTNLLTQKAEAYIKSKPDVKEIITTVGQSSDGMASTTGSRYKSEIHVILDKENFEGNSQVYSATLKRELENKLIGAKIKTVNVGIMGAEQAPLKLTIIGASVEDAQEFAEKAADQLRKIPGAAGVKLTSEAGNPEINVKIDRDKMTSLGLNVSTVGMTMQTAFSGNTDNKYRAGDNEYDINIRYAENGRANIDNVRDLKFINNQGASISLDQFANVTFGSGPTLLERRDKSPAVSIQGQAIGRPMGTVAQEWQAQFEKLPRKPGIVFIWGGNMENQTEGFGTLGIALLASIILVYLVMVALYDSFITPFVVLFSIPLSFIGALLFLALGNQTLNIFTILGIIMLIGLVAKNAIMLVDFANHRKEAGDNTHDALVAANHARLRPILMTTIAMVFGMIPIAIATGDGADMNRGLAIVIIGGLLSSLFLTLVVVPVVYSIFDSLQRRFGKKEKTDYEALMKEDYDHVDVAEH, encoded by the coding sequence ATGAAAATTACCGAAATATCGATAAAACGCCCCAGTATAATTATCGTATTATTTATAATACTGACATTAGGCGGGTTGTTTTCTTATACGCGATTGGGCTATGAATTGGTCCCTAAATTTGAAATTAACGTCATTACGGTACAGACGGTCTATCCGGGAGCTTCACCTGCAGAGGTTGAAAGTTCGGTGACCAAAAAAATAGAGGATGCCATTTCATCCCTGGAAAGTATCAAAAAGGTGGAGTCTACTTCATTGGAAGGGGTATCGATTGTCATGATTACCCTAAATAACGGTGCGGATGTCAACTTCCTGCTTACCGATGCTCAACGGAAAATCAATGCCGTGATCAACGATTTGCCGGATGATGTAAAGACACCTTCACTCTCCAAATTCTCCCTGGATGATGTGGCTATCATGAGTTTGGCCGTCACGTCCAACTTATCGGAAAAAGAACTCTATGATCTTTTGGATAATAAAATCCAACCGGTCTTTGCGCGGATCAATGGTGTTGCAAAAGTAGACCTGATCGGTGGTGAGGAACGTGAAATCCAGATCTCTGTGGACCCGAAGAAAATTGAAGGTTATGGACTGACAATTTCTCAGGTACAGCAAATAGTAGCTGCATCCAATCTCGATTTCCCGACAGGTAACGTAAGTACCCGCGATAACCGGACAACCATCCGTCTTTCGGGTAAAGTAACTTCGATCGAGGAGCTGCGTAACCTTCCGATCACAACGCCGGCAGGGGTGCAGATCTATCTGCGCGATATCGCCGATGTACGGGATGGTATCAAAGAGATTGAAAAAGTAGCCCGTCTGGACCGTCAGAATACAATCTTATTGCAGGTCTTTAAACAGTCTGATGCAAACGCGGTAGCGGTGTCCGAAGCGGTCAAGAAAACGATTGCTGTACACGATAAAAACGGAAAAGTAATTAGCGGTGTAGAGAAGGATTATGCGGCACAGAATATTAAAATTTTGGTGGCCAATGACTCTTCAGAATTTACATTGAATGCGGCCGATAACGTGATCCATGATTTAATGATTGCCATTGCCTTAGTGGGCTTTATCATGTTGTTCTTCTTGCAGAGTTTACGGAATGCGGCGATCACCATGGTGGCGATTCCTTTATCTTTGATTGCAACCTTTATTGGTTTGCTTTTAATGGGCTATACCCTGAACTTGATGTCTTTATTAGGTTTATCTCTGGTGGTAGGTATCCTCGTGGATGATGCGATCGTTGTTATCGAGAATATTCACCGCCACATGGAGATGGGTAAAAACAAGGTGCGTGCGGCATTTGATGGTGCTTCGGAAATTGGATTTACGGTAACGGCGATCACCTTAGTTATTGTGGTGGTGTTCCTACCGATCGCGATGTCTACGGGCTTGGTGGCCAATATCCTGGCGCAATTCTGTGTGACTGTAATTATCTCGACTTTATTATCCTTATTGGTGTCATTTACGGTAGTGCCTTGGTTATACTCGCGTTTCGGTAAATTGGAGCACTTGAGCAAAACTTCTTTCTTTGGCCGTATTATTCATGGTTTTGAAAGCGGTTTGAACAACTTTACACATTGGGTGGCAGGATTGTTAGTTTGGGCCTTAAGAACCTGGAAAACCAAGCTAGCAACTTTATTTTTAGCAATCGGTTTACTTTTTGCATCATTTATCCTGATCGCTAAAGGTTATATCGGTTCGGATTTCTTCCCGAGTATCGACCGTAAAGAATTTTTTATCCAGTTGGAACTCGATAAAGATGCTTCGCTGGAGAAGACCAACTTATTGACGCAGAAAGCGGAAGCTTATATTAAATCGAAACCCGATGTCAAAGAAATTATTACGACAGTGGGACAGTCTTCGGATGGTATGGCTTCGACAACGGGTTCACGTTACAAATCGGAGATCCACGTGATCCTCGACAAAGAAAACTTTGAAGGCAACTCACAGGTATATTCAGCGACATTAAAGCGGGAACTGGAAAATAAACTGATCGGCGCAAAAATCAAAACCGTCAATGTGGGTATCATGGGAGCGGAGCAGGCACCACTAAAGCTGACCATTATCGGTGCTTCTGTCGAAGATGCGCAGGAATTTGCGGAGAAGGCGGCAGATCAATTGCGTAAGATCCCTGGAGCAGCGGGTGTCAAATTGACTTCTGAAGCGGGTAACCCCGAGATCAATGTGAAGATCGACCGTGATAAAATGACGTCTTTGGGATTGAATGTCTCTACTGTGGGTATGACGATGCAAACGGCATTTTCAGGAAACACGGACAACAAATACAGAGCCGGCGATAATGAGTATGATATCAATATCCGCTATGCGGAAAATGGCCGTGCCAATATCGACAACGTGCGTGATCTGAAATTTATCAATAATCAGGGCGCCTCTATCTCTTTGGATCAATTCGCTAATGTTACTTTTGGCTCGGGACCTACTTTGTTGGAACGTCGCGACAAGTCGCCGGCAGTATCCATTCAGGGGCAAGCGATCGGTAGACCAATGGGTACCGTAGCGCAAGAGTGGCAGGCACAGTTTGAAAAACTGCCGCGTAAACCGGGGATTGTCTTTATCTGGGGTGGTAACATGGAAAATCAAACCGAAGGTTTTGGTACTTTGGGAATTGCCTTATTGGCATCTATTATCCTAGTATATTTGGTTATGGTTGCTTTATACGATAGTTTTATCACGCCATTCGTGGTCTTATTCTCCATTCCATTGTCATTTATCGGAGCCCTGTTATTCTTGGCTTTGGGTAATCAGACCTTGAATATCTTTACGATTTTGGGTATCATCATGTTGATTGGTCTAGTGGCCAAGAATGCGATCATGCTGGTTGATTTTGCCAACCATCGTAAGGAAGCTGGCGATAACACGCACGATGCATTGGTGGCAGCCAACCATGCACGTCTTCGTCCGATTTTGATGACGACAATTGCCATGGTATTTGGTATGATTCCTATTGCAATCGCTACTGGAGACGGTGCCGATATGAATAGAGGTCTTGCGATTGTTATCATCGGTGGTTTGTTATCTTCTTTATTTTTAACCCTGGTTGTTGTACCAGTGGTGTACTCCATTTTTGACAGTCTTCAACGTCGTTTTGGCAAGAAAGAAAAAACAGATTATGAAGCCTTGATGAAGGAAGATTATGACCATGTGGATGTGGCAGAACACTAA
- the pfkA gene encoding 6-phosphofructokinase, with protein MKEIKKIGVLTSGGDAPGMNACIRAVVRTALHKGLQVTGIYQGYQGLIDANFIEMDTRSVSNIIQRGGTILKTARCMEFKTPEGRRKGYDNLIAAGVDALVVIGGDGTFTGANFFSKEFEIPIIGIPGTIDNDLYGSDYTIGYDTANNTVIEAIDKIRDTAASHERLFFVEVMGRDSGCIALNAGIAGGAEAILLPEKETAIDDLIRHLEDGAIKKKSSSIVIVAEGDQNGGAYYVAKKVKEKFDHYDTKVSILGHLQRGGAPTSFDRVLASRLGFAAVNELLAGNTRVTVGLRGNEIKTTPIEEAISNKEIKLSPDLLEMAEIL; from the coding sequence ATAAAAGAAATTAAAAAAATAGGTGTGTTAACGTCAGGAGGTGATGCTCCTGGTATGAATGCCTGTATTCGTGCTGTTGTTCGAACAGCATTACATAAGGGATTGCAAGTAACGGGTATTTATCAGGGATACCAAGGTCTGATCGATGCAAATTTCATAGAAATGGATACGCGTTCGGTCAGCAATATTATACAGCGTGGTGGTACCATATTAAAAACAGCGCGTTGCATGGAGTTCAAGACGCCGGAAGGCCGTCGAAAAGGATATGACAACCTGATCGCTGCCGGTGTGGATGCATTGGTGGTTATTGGTGGTGACGGTACCTTTACAGGGGCTAATTTTTTCTCCAAAGAATTCGAGATACCTATTATAGGTATACCCGGTACGATAGACAACGACCTTTACGGTTCTGATTATACCATCGGTTACGATACGGCCAACAATACAGTCATTGAAGCTATTGATAAAATCAGAGATACTGCGGCTTCGCATGAACGCCTTTTCTTTGTTGAAGTGATGGGAAGAGATTCAGGCTGTATAGCTTTGAATGCAGGTATTGCCGGCGGAGCCGAAGCAATCTTACTTCCAGAGAAAGAAACTGCCATTGACGATTTAATCCGCCATTTGGAAGACGGTGCCATTAAGAAGAAATCGTCGTCTATTGTTATTGTTGCAGAGGGCGATCAAAATGGCGGTGCTTATTACGTTGCAAAAAAAGTAAAAGAAAAGTTTGATCATTACGACACGAAAGTTAGTATATTAGGGCATTTGCAACGAGGTGGTGCTCCGACGAGTTTCGACCGCGTGCTTGCGAGTAGATTGGGCTTTGCCGCTGTCAATGAATTATTAGCAGGAAATACACGAGTTACTGTTGGGCTTCGTGGTAATGAAATCAAGACAACTCCAATTGAAGAAGCAATCAGCAATAAGGAAATTAAACTTAGCCCTGATTTATTGGAAATGGCTGAGATTTTATAA
- the gap gene encoding type I glyceraldehyde-3-phosphate dehydrogenase: MKIGINGFGRIGRLAFRAAINRPEIEIVGINDLVEPDYMAYMLKYDSTHGKFDGSVEVKDGNLVVNGKTIRVTAEKDPANLKWNEVGAEVIIESTGFFLTQELAQKHIDAGAKKVVMSAPAKDDTPTFVMGVNHKKLKADQNIVSNASCTTNCLAPIAKVLNDKFGIVEGLMTTVHAVTATQKTVDGPSVKDWRGGRGAYQNIIPSSTGAAKAVGLVLPELKGKLTGMSLRVPTADVSVVDLTVRLNKGASYEEIKTAMKEASEGELKGILGYTEDEVVSSDFLGDARTSIFDAKAGISLNDNFVKVVSWYDNEWGYSNKIVDLVLEVGKLS, encoded by the coding sequence ATGAAAATTGGAATTAACGGATTTGGCCGTATTGGTCGTTTAGCATTTAGAGCGGCTATCAATCGTCCAGAAATTGAAATTGTTGGTATCAATGACTTAGTTGAACCAGATTATATGGCTTATATGTTGAAATATGATTCAACACATGGCAAATTTGACGGTTCTGTAGAAGTAAAAGACGGTAATTTGGTTGTTAACGGAAAAACTATCCGTGTTACAGCTGAGAAAGATCCTGCAAACTTGAAATGGAATGAAGTAGGTGCTGAAGTAATCATCGAATCTACAGGTTTCTTCTTGACTCAAGAGTTGGCTCAAAAACACATCGATGCAGGTGCTAAAAAAGTAGTGATGTCTGCTCCAGCGAAAGACGACACCCCTACTTTCGTAATGGGTGTAAACCACAAAAAATTGAAAGCTGATCAAAACATCGTTTCAAACGCTTCATGTACTACAAACTGTTTAGCGCCTATCGCTAAAGTATTAAACGATAAATTTGGTATCGTTGAAGGTTTGATGACAACAGTACACGCGGTTACAGCAACACAAAAAACTGTAGACGGTCCTTCAGTAAAAGACTGGAGAGGTGGTCGTGGTGCATACCAAAACATCATCCCTTCATCTACGGGTGCTGCAAAAGCAGTAGGTTTGGTTCTTCCAGAATTGAAAGGTAAATTGACAGGTATGTCATTGCGCGTTCCTACAGCAGACGTTTCAGTTGTTGACTTAACAGTACGTTTGAACAAAGGTGCTTCATATGAAGAAATCAAAACTGCCATGAAAGAAGCTTCTGAAGGCGAATTGAAAGGTATCTTAGGTTATACTGAAGACGAAGTTGTTTCTTCAGATTTCTTAGGTGATGCACGTACATCAATCTTCGATGCAAAAGCAGGAATTTCATTGAATGATAACTTCGTTAAAGTTGTATCTTGGTATGACAACGAATGGGGATATTCAAACAAAATCGTTGACTTGGTATTAGAAGTTGGTAAATTGTCTTAA
- a CDS encoding TetR/AcrR family transcriptional regulator, giving the protein MEDRKDQIIHAAIRRFMHYGFSKTTMNEIAEDIKITKANLYYYYSEKNALIRDVIVRLTDEYREEEEKMVAVHVGTTYELIMKILELRDAFVRKYYMLHMNENLEWIKGLSMQDFFQCLHDRDVKALFEILQIGAEKGEIDGEHLYETAEIYVELMKSLSLMCNISDIISGIPNQDRFDEVLQKQKLATKLFFNGINKK; this is encoded by the coding sequence ATGGAAGATAGAAAAGATCAAATCATTCATGCGGCGATAAGACGCTTTATGCATTACGGTTTTAGTAAGACTACAATGAATGAAATTGCGGAGGATATAAAAATTACCAAAGCGAATTTATACTACTATTATTCGGAAAAGAATGCACTTATACGGGATGTGATTGTGCGTTTGACGGATGAATATAGGGAAGAGGAGGAGAAGATGGTGGCTGTGCACGTGGGTACCACTTACGAGCTGATCATGAAAATACTGGAACTGCGCGATGCATTCGTCCGTAAATACTATATGTTGCACATGAACGAAAATCTGGAATGGATCAAGGGACTTTCCATGCAGGATTTTTTTCAATGTCTCCACGACCGCGATGTGAAAGCCTTGTTTGAGATCCTTCAGATCGGTGCCGAAAAAGGTGAAATAGATGGGGAGCATCTCTATGAAACAGCCGAAATCTATGTGGAATTGATGAAGAGCTTATCCTTGATGTGCAATATTTCCGATATCATTTCGGGGATTCCAAATCAGGATCGGTTTGATGAAGTATTGCAAAAACAAAAGCTGGCTACCAAGCTGTTTTTTAATGGTATAAATAAAAAGTAG
- a CDS encoding ArsR/SmtB family transcription factor — protein sequence MGLTKTEIFTEEQNQLATMLKALGHPARIAILQSIIRANSCICGDLVEELGLAQPTISQHLKELKNAGIIQGTIEGVRVCYCIEPKAWKLLKTNLAAFFDSYKENTNCC from the coding sequence ATGGGACTTACTAAGACAGAAATATTCACAGAAGAGCAGAATCAGCTCGCCACAATGCTCAAAGCGTTGGGCCATCCTGCCCGTATTGCGATTCTTCAATCCATCATCCGTGCAAATTCGTGTATCTGTGGTGATCTGGTTGAGGAACTAGGATTGGCACAGCCAACAATTTCCCAGCACCTTAAAGAATTGAAGAATGCGGGTATTATACAGGGCACCATTGAGGGTGTACGGGTATGCTATTGTATTGAACCGAAAGCCTGGAAATTATTGAAAACAAACCTGGCAGCTTTCTTTGACTCTTATAAAGAGAACACAAACTGTTGCTAA
- a CDS encoding arsenate reductase ArsC: MEKILVLCTGNSCRSQIAEGFLRHFAGSRAEVYSAGIETHGVNPKAIQVMAEAGIDISSHTSNHVNEYAAIDFDYVITVCDNAKESCPYFPSRAKKLHYNFPDPAKATGTEEEVMNEFRRVRDLIKTYSAEFVAENLDK; encoded by the coding sequence ATGGAAAAAATATTGGTACTCTGCACCGGCAACAGTTGCCGCAGCCAAATTGCAGAAGGATTTTTAAGACATTTCGCAGGTAGCCGAGCCGAGGTTTATAGCGCCGGCATAGAAACGCATGGCGTTAACCCAAAAGCCATTCAGGTTATGGCTGAAGCCGGCATTGATATCTCATCCCACACCTCTAATCATGTCAATGAATATGCGGCAATAGACTTTGACTATGTAATTACGGTCTGTGATAATGCCAAAGAGAGTTGTCCATATTTTCCTTCAAGGGCTAAAAAACTACATTACAATTTCCCAGACCCGGCAAAAGCTACCGGGACGGAGGAAGAAGTTATGAATGAATTCAGAAGGGTACGTGATCTTATCAAAACATACAGTGCTGAATTTGTAGCGGAAAATCTCGATAAATAA
- a CDS encoding NUDIX hydrolase codes for MYSNFTVDCVILGFHEGELKVLLAERNEYPFKDWWALPGFFVDNDEEMEDAVKRILYENTGLKDVFMDQLHSFAGLKRHPKGRILTVAYYALVQLDNTKLKTKPVTNYMKQAKWFPVRNVPELAFDHKQILDLCLERLQRRLAYKPIAFELLPEKFTLTQLQLVYEGILNKPLDKRNFRKKMQNYGFLKELDEVQTGVAYRAARLYKLDKRKFLKHFQNTVAF; via the coding sequence TTGTATAGTAATTTTACCGTTGACTGTGTCATATTAGGCTTTCACGAAGGAGAATTAAAAGTTCTTTTGGCCGAAAGAAATGAATATCCTTTTAAGGATTGGTGGGCATTGCCAGGTTTTTTCGTGGATAATGACGAAGAGATGGAAGATGCCGTAAAACGAATTTTGTATGAGAATACAGGTTTGAAAGATGTATTTATGGATCAGCTGCATTCCTTTGCGGGCTTAAAAAGGCACCCAAAGGGGCGCATTCTGACGGTGGCCTATTACGCCCTTGTGCAGCTGGATAATACCAAATTGAAAACCAAGCCTGTTACAAACTATATGAAACAGGCGAAATGGTTTCCCGTTCGAAATGTACCTGAACTGGCATTTGACCATAAGCAGATTTTGGACCTCTGTCTAGAAAGATTGCAGCGGCGCCTTGCTTATAAGCCGATTGCTTTTGAGCTGCTACCCGAAAAATTTACCCTCACCCAGTTACAGCTGGTGTATGAGGGAATCTTGAATAAACCACTCGATAAACGCAATTTTAGAAAGAAAATGCAGAATTATGGCTTTCTAAAAGAGCTTGACGAAGTGCAGACCGGAGTTGCCTATCGTGCAGCACGGCTCTATAAACTGGATAAACGAAAATTCTTAAAACATTTTCAGAACACGGTCGCATTCTAA
- a CDS encoding DUF6428 family protein has protein sequence MNNSAFINWETFKTQLQQNPNQILQFEYAAGKWVDPSYHITEIKQAPIVSVDCGGVMNSWTEIIVQLWEPRESEEGRAMQASKAMSIVDIVEKKLPLNPNAIVKIEFGNSQFDTRQMYPGNFTVSGQDLIVNLTPDYTQCKAINRGGSCGTTSAGEECCAPVAKAEPVKLEMVNLAADGPVCKPGGGCC, from the coding sequence ATGAACAACTCCGCATTTATCAACTGGGAAACGTTTAAAACGCAGCTCCAGCAAAACCCGAATCAAATTTTACAATTTGAATATGCAGCAGGTAAATGGGTAGATCCCTCCTACCATATCACAGAAATCAAACAGGCTCCGATCGTATCCGTCGATTGTGGTGGCGTAATGAACTCCTGGACTGAAATCATTGTCCAACTATGGGAACCAAGGGAATCAGAAGAAGGCCGTGCAATGCAAGCAAGTAAAGCGATGTCTATCGTGGATATCGTTGAAAAGAAATTACCGCTTAATCCCAATGCTATTGTAAAAATTGAATTTGGCAACTCGCAGTTCGATACACGCCAAATGTATCCGGGTAATTTTACCGTGTCCGGACAAGATTTAATAGTTAACCTTACTCCAGATTATACCCAGTGCAAAGCCATTAACCGCGGGGGAAGTTGTGGCACCACGTCAGCTGGAGAAGAATGCTGCGCCCCCGTTGCCAAAGCCGAACCTGTAAAGCTGGAAATGGTTAATCTGGCTGCTGATGGTCCAGTTTGTAAACCTGGTGGCGGCTGCTGCTAA
- a CDS encoding TolC family protein, producing the protein MKTIRILASLLLGTMVFQSHAQQQLSLSDAIKFALQNKKEAKKAKLDLENSQYQIDEVRGSALPQITANGSLKYNVLIPEMVLEAGGQTQKIKMGQPWNSTAVVSLNQQLFNQSIFTGLKAAKTTKEFYQINAQLTDEQVIEKVANAYYDIYQEHLKLQTIENNLQSTTKTKDVTEGLVKAGLAKKIDLDRLVVNVNNLEAQKQQTTNAVQIKENALKFAIGKPIEEDIELSEETFDINAALAVESDNVENRTEVQLMKKQIELYELNKKSKVADLYPKLSLGGDFGFNGFGKGFPIGGDFSWPKTSSIGLNLSVPIFTGGTTRARINQADIQIRQAQVDLEDTKLGLNLAKENAKSQIKISLLTIDNNRRNVKLAKGVLDDTKNNFNNGLATLTELLDAEKALADAENNLNTSLLNYKVAEVQIIKANGELKSLIKE; encoded by the coding sequence ATGAAAACAATCAGAATACTAGCCAGCCTTTTATTAGGTACGATGGTTTTCCAGAGTCATGCACAGCAGCAATTGAGCTTAAGTGATGCGATTAAATTTGCTTTGCAGAACAAAAAGGAAGCTAAAAAGGCAAAGTTAGATCTCGAAAACTCGCAATACCAGATTGATGAGGTTAGGGGTAGCGCGTTGCCACAAATTACAGCAAATGGTTCCTTAAAATACAATGTGTTAATTCCAGAAATGGTATTGGAAGCCGGTGGTCAGACTCAAAAGATTAAAATGGGACAACCCTGGAATTCAACAGCAGTGGTTTCTCTGAATCAGCAGCTTTTTAATCAATCGATCTTTACAGGGTTGAAAGCTGCTAAGACAACAAAAGAGTTTTACCAAATAAATGCGCAGTTAACAGATGAACAGGTAATCGAAAAAGTAGCAAATGCTTACTATGATATCTACCAAGAACATCTGAAACTTCAAACGATAGAAAATAACTTGCAAAGTACCACAAAAACGAAAGATGTGACGGAAGGACTTGTGAAAGCTGGGCTTGCAAAAAAAATAGATTTGGATCGCTTGGTGGTCAATGTGAATAACCTGGAGGCACAGAAACAACAAACAACCAACGCCGTACAGATCAAAGAAAATGCATTGAAATTCGCAATCGGGAAGCCGATCGAGGAAGACATTGAATTATCTGAAGAGACTTTTGATATCAATGCAGCATTGGCCGTGGAATCGGATAATGTAGAAAATAGGACCGAGGTGCAGTTGATGAAGAAGCAAATTGAACTTTACGAACTGAATAAGAAATCGAAAGTTGCTGATCTATACCCTAAATTATCCTTAGGTGGAGATTTTGGTTTTAATGGATTTGGTAAAGGGTTTCCTATTGGTGGTGATTTTAGCTGGCCAAAGACCTCGAGCATAGGTTTAAATCTTTCGGTGCCAATCTTCACGGGAGGAACAACAAGAGCAAGAATCAACCAGGCGGATATTCAGATTAGACAAGCACAGGTTGATCTTGAAGATACCAAACTTGGCCTAAATCTAGCGAAAGAAAATGCCAAATCACAGATCAAGATCAGTTTGCTGACGATCGACAACAATCGCCGGAATGTTAAATTGGCTAAAGGTGTTCTAGATGATACAAAAAACAATTTTAACAATGGTTTAGCAACTTTAACAGAATTACTTGACGCTGAAAAAGCACTAGCTGATGCAGAAAATAATCTAAATACAAGTTTGTTGAACTATAAAGTAGCCGAAGTACAGATTATTAAGGCGAACGGCGAATTAAAATCACTAATTAAAGAATAA
- a CDS encoding efflux RND transporter periplasmic adaptor subunit, whose translation MKRGIITLLIIAAGLAGIFFVLNKNKKKNEAETAEVAKKNVAIAVRIDTAKVSSMDLRYTANGTFSPKQEVTVSAETAGRVVKVLVDEGSHVSAGQTLAIIEGDKLNVNVANAQAAYTNAQADLHRFESAFSTGGVTKQQLDQVKLQFENAKNNLKASKLNAGDVTIKTSVSGIVNSRKIEPGTYLNVGAAAFDIVNVATLKLRVNVDEKNVATLKIGQSVDVTASVYADQRFTGKVTFIAPKSDGSLNFPVEIEVNNASNQLRAGMYGTAIFGEGVASNTLIVPRNAFVGSVSDNKIFVLKNGKAIETNVKSGRNFGDYIEILGGLQNGDQVIVSGQINLFDQSPVEIIK comes from the coding sequence ATGAAACGCGGAATTATTACCTTACTTATTATTGCTGCTGGTTTAGCAGGAATATTTTTTGTGTTAAATAAGAATAAAAAGAAAAATGAGGCAGAAACTGCGGAAGTAGCCAAAAAAAATGTGGCTATTGCTGTGCGTATCGATACAGCAAAAGTATCTTCCATGGATTTACGCTATACTGCTAACGGAACATTTTCTCCGAAACAGGAAGTAACTGTTTCGGCTGAAACTGCTGGCCGGGTAGTGAAAGTATTGGTTGATGAAGGTTCGCATGTGAGTGCGGGACAGACTTTGGCGATCATCGAGGGTGATAAACTGAATGTGAACGTGGCGAATGCGCAAGCGGCATATACCAATGCGCAGGCTGATCTGCACCGCTTTGAAAGTGCTTTTTCTACGGGAGGTGTAACCAAACAACAGTTAGACCAGGTGAAATTGCAATTTGAGAATGCGAAAAATAACTTAAAAGCTTCTAAATTAAATGCTGGCGATGTAACCATAAAAACGTCGGTATCGGGTATCGTCAATTCACGTAAAATCGAACCGGGGACTTACCTGAATGTCGGTGCTGCGGCCTTTGATATTGTGAATGTTGCCACCTTGAAATTGCGTGTCAATGTAGACGAAAAGAATGTAGCGACCTTAAAGATCGGTCAATCTGTTGATGTGACAGCGAGTGTGTATGCAGATCAACGCTTTACCGGTAAAGTAACATTTATCGCACCTAAATCGGACGGTAGCTTAAATTTCCCTGTTGAAATCGAGGTAAATAATGCATCGAACCAATTGCGTGCTGGTATGTATGGTACGGCCATCTTCGGCGAAGGTGTTGCCAGCAATACATTGATCGTACCACGTAACGCTTTTGTGGGTAGCGTGAGCGACAACAAGATCTTTGTGCTGAAAAACGGTAAAGCAATCGAAACAAATGTCAAATCGGGTAGAAACTTTGGTGATTACATCGAGATCTTAGGCGGTTTGCAAAATGGCGATCAGGTGATTGTTTCGGGTCAGATCAATCTATTTGACCAAAGCCCTGTAGAGATTATTAAATAG